From a region of the Flavobacterium sediminilitoris genome:
- a CDS encoding IucA/IucC family protein translates to MNNTILITPNDTIKHITKSNWDKANRQLVKKALSEFAHELLINPALNENNEYIVYTPDKNNKYSFKASILSLNHWAIVSESIKKMTKDKEVTLSLPDFIIEFKDVFDIPEILLPTYLEEITSTIYSTAFKIENQKYSAKELVNQDYQEIEHAMTEGHPCFLANSGKNGFNSLDFMQYSPEANAPVQLIWLAGHKSRATFSSIDALSYKKLIQQELDEETQIEFENRIKNKGRNKDDFFFFPVHPWQWFNKLTLIFSHDIASEKLICLGYGKDIYSAQQSIRTFFNISNPEKNYAKTALSVVNMGFMRGLSPYYMESTPAITQWIDNLVKEDNYLQGKKFILLGEVATLGYRNFLYEPLGRGIAHNKMLATLWRESPIPKLEKNEKCMTMAALLHVDNEGESFVKQLIQSSGISAKEWINRYLDCYLSPLLHCFYQYEIVFMPHGENVILVLENNIPTKAIMKDITEEIMLFNTKTPLPEKAKRIYVDMDDSLKVLCILNDVFEFFFRFLASILHENEIIFENEFWKLVAKCIHNYKNDYPELQSQFNKFDLFVNEFDACCLNRLQLKNNKQMLDLTAPTDSLQFVGKLQNPLVNYK, encoded by the coding sequence ATGAATAATACCATTTTAATTACTCCAAATGATACTATTAAACATATAACTAAAAGTAATTGGGACAAGGCAAATAGGCAATTAGTTAAAAAAGCACTTAGCGAATTTGCTCATGAATTATTAATAAACCCAGCTCTAAACGAGAATAATGAGTATATTGTTTATACACCTGATAAAAATAATAAATACAGTTTTAAGGCTTCTATTTTGTCCTTGAATCATTGGGCAATAGTATCAGAAAGTATTAAAAAAATGACTAAAGATAAAGAAGTGACTTTATCTCTTCCAGATTTTATAATTGAGTTTAAAGATGTTTTTGATATTCCAGAAATATTGTTACCAACATATCTGGAAGAAATTACAAGTACTATTTATAGCACAGCATTTAAAATTGAAAATCAAAAATACTCAGCAAAGGAATTAGTTAATCAAGATTATCAAGAGATAGAACATGCTATGACAGAAGGTCATCCGTGTTTTCTAGCAAATAGCGGTAAAAACGGATTTAATAGCCTTGATTTTATGCAATATTCTCCAGAAGCAAATGCTCCTGTCCAATTAATTTGGTTAGCAGGACATAAAAGTAGAGCAACTTTTTCAAGCATTGACGCCTTGAGTTATAAAAAACTTATACAACAAGAATTAGATGAGGAAACACAAATAGAATTTGAAAATAGAATTAAAAATAAAGGACGTAATAAAGATGATTTTTTCTTTTTCCCTGTTCATCCTTGGCAATGGTTTAATAAATTAACATTAATCTTTTCTCATGATATTGCTTCAGAAAAATTAATTTGTTTAGGATATGGAAAAGATATTTATTCAGCTCAACAATCGATTCGTACTTTTTTCAATATAAGTAATCCAGAAAAAAATTATGCAAAAACAGCTCTTTCTGTAGTAAATATGGGATTTATGCGAGGACTTTCTCCTTATTATATGGAAAGTACACCTGCAATTACGCAATGGATTGATAATTTAGTAAAGGAAGATAATTATTTGCAAGGTAAAAAGTTTATATTGTTGGGAGAAGTAGCAACCTTAGGATATAGAAATTTTTTATATGAGCCTCTTGGAAGAGGAATTGCACATAATAAAATGTTAGCAACATTGTGGAGAGAAAGTCCTATTCCAAAACTTGAAAAGAATGAAAAATGTATGACAATGGCTGCTTTATTACATGTCGATAATGAAGGAGAATCTTTTGTAAAACAGCTTATTCAATCTTCAGGAATTTCAGCTAAAGAATGGATTAATCGTTATTTAGATTGTTATCTTTCTCCATTACTTCATTGTTTTTATCAGTATGAAATAGTATTTATGCCTCATGGAGAAAATGTAATTTTAGTATTAGAAAATAATATTCCTACAAAAGCAATAATGAAAGATATTACTGAAGAGATAATGCTTTTTAATACTAAAACACCATTGCCTGAAAAAGCAAAACGTATCTATGTTGATATGGATGACTCATTAAAGGTACTTTGCATATTAAATGATGTTTTTGAATTTTTTTTTAGATTTCTTGCTTCAATTCTTCATGAAAATGAGATTATATTTGAAAACGAATTTTGGAAATTAGTAGCAAAATGTATTCATAATTATAAAAATGATTATCCAGAATTACAATCGCAATTTAATAAATTTGATTTGTTCGTGAATGAATTTGATGCTTGTTGTTTAAATCGTCTACAATTAAAGAATAATAAACAAATGTTAGATTTAACAGCACCAACAGATAGTTTGCAGTTTGTAGGAAAGTTGCAAAACCCATTGGTTAATTATAAATAA
- a CDS encoding MATE family efflux transporter → MKRIINFLREVLNGDGNHDFTSMNMNKAILFLAIPMVLELVLESVFALVDLYFVGHLDKSNLAIQIIGLTESINTIIYSISIGLSVATTAIISRRVGERKTKKAGVVAMQSILISVFISIIISVVGVLYSEEIFVFLGASNQSIAYGILYPKIILGSSVFIILIFLINGIFRGVGNPALAMKSLWFANICNIVLCPILINGYGFIPEMGIVGAALATAIGRALGVFYQLYFLFFKVRLITIKMKYIKPKYKVIMSLIKVSTPGVMQYVIASCSWIFLSQIVAKTGGENGSSGFQTAIRIMMFFMLPAWGLSNATATLVGLNLGAKHKERVREAVVLTTKYNVIFLAIVMILCLLFGKEMIQFFTNDIYIIEIAYSALQIVSYGYLFYGIGMVLNNAFNGAGDTITPTWINFVGFWLIQIPLAYMLSYTFKFEATGVFIAIPVAEALITIMSIMMYKRGKWINVKV, encoded by the coding sequence ATGAAGAGAATAATAAATTTTTTGCGAGAAGTATTAAATGGAGATGGAAACCATGACTTTACTAGTATGAATATGAATAAAGCCATTCTCTTCTTAGCTATTCCGATGGTTTTAGAATTGGTTCTAGAATCTGTTTTTGCTTTAGTAGACTTGTATTTTGTAGGACATTTAGACAAAAGTAATTTAGCAATTCAGATTATAGGACTAACGGAGTCTATAAATACTATTATTTATTCTATTTCTATTGGACTGAGTGTAGCAACCACTGCAATTATATCTAGAAGAGTAGGAGAGAGAAAAACGAAAAAAGCAGGAGTAGTTGCAATGCAATCTATTCTTATATCTGTTTTTATTTCGATAATAATTAGTGTTGTAGGTGTTTTATATTCAGAAGAAATATTTGTTTTTTTAGGTGCATCAAATCAGTCAATTGCGTATGGTATTTTATATCCTAAAATTATTTTAGGGAGTAGTGTTTTTATTATACTAATCTTTCTTATAAATGGAATTTTTAGAGGAGTTGGAAATCCTGCATTAGCCATGAAAAGTTTATGGTTTGCAAACATTTGTAATATTGTTTTATGTCCTATTTTAATTAATGGTTACGGATTTATTCCTGAAATGGGAATTGTAGGAGCTGCACTAGCTACTGCAATAGGAAGAGCATTAGGTGTTTTTTATCAATTGTATTTTTTGTTTTTTAAAGTAAGATTGATAACTATTAAAATGAAATATATTAAACCAAAATATAAAGTAATTATGTCGCTTATTAAAGTATCAACACCAGGAGTTATGCAATATGTAATAGCATCATGTAGTTGGATATTTTTATCACAAATTGTAGCAAAAACAGGTGGAGAAAATGGATCATCTGGATTTCAAACTGCAATACGAATTATGATGTTTTTTATGTTGCCAGCTTGGGGATTGAGTAATGCTACTGCAACATTGGTAGGGTTAAATTTAGGAGCAAAACATAAAGAAAGAGTTAGAGAAGCAGTTGTTTTAACTACAAAATATAATGTTATTTTTTTAGCTATAGTAATGATCTTGTGTTTGCTTTTTGGGAAAGAAATGATTCAGTTTTTTACAAACGATATATATATTATTGAAATAGCTTATTCGGCATTACAAATTGTAAGTTATGGTTATCTTTTTTATGGAATAGGGATGGTGCTTAATAATGCTTTTAATGGAGCAGGAGATACTATAACTCCTACTTGGATAAATTTTGTAGGGTTTTGGTTAATTCAAATTCCTTTAGCTTATATGCTTTCATATACTTTTAAATTTGAGGCTACAGGTGTTTTTATTGCAATTCCTGTAGCAGAAGCATTAATCACAATAATGAGTATTATGATGTATAAAAGAGGGAAATGGATTAATGTAAAAGTTTAA
- a CDS encoding nucleoside recognition domain-containing protein: MVLSRFWLAIFVSSIAFIIIGLFTSKYYSIDYVLNGKKDEPILIAEKYLKDIPQFIQDSIQNSSEKTFVLNYNTKDADTTYIYNKQTVKLYSGIQQSDGLLPMCKSSLMDLILPLIAYLAFFCGIMELLIISGASEKLAKKLSPMFAKVFPSIPKNHESISYMTLNFAANFLGLDSAATPFGLKAMQSLQELNEDKDKASDSQIMFMCLHAAGLTLIPTSIIGYRAAENAANPADVMLPCIITSFVGTIAAFLLVGMKQKINFKSTSLLAVLMGLIGAIIGLLFYVNTLDLIGKNYFTANLSGVLLLAIIGFTLIFSFINEKKFTAQKTTMFDTFVVGANNGLKTGVMIFPYVMGMLVAISLLRNSGLFEIISYGISFVFAHLGVAKEITDSLPVAILRPFSSGGSRGFMIDAMRTFGPDSFAGRLSCIFQCSAETTFYVIAVYFGSVSIKNTRYTLGMMLLIDLICVITGILVASWFF; this comes from the coding sequence ATGGTATTAAGTAGATTTTGGCTAGCTATTTTCGTCTCATCAATTGCTTTTATAATTATAGGATTATTCACTTCAAAATATTATTCTATTGATTATGTTCTAAATGGTAAAAAAGACGAGCCTATATTAATTGCTGAAAAATATTTAAAAGACATTCCTCAGTTTATTCAAGATAGTATTCAAAATTCTTCTGAAAAAACTTTTGTTTTAAATTACAATACAAAAGATGCCGACACTACCTATATATATAACAAACAAACTGTTAAATTATATAGTGGTATTCAACAATCTGATGGATTATTACCAATGTGTAAAAGCAGTTTAATGGATTTAATCCTTCCGCTAATTGCATATCTAGCTTTTTTCTGTGGAATTATGGAATTATTAATTATTTCTGGAGCATCTGAAAAACTAGCTAAAAAATTGAGCCCTATGTTTGCTAAAGTTTTTCCATCTATCCCTAAAAATCATGAATCTATTTCTTATATGACCTTAAATTTTGCAGCTAACTTTTTAGGATTAGATTCTGCTGCGACCCCTTTTGGATTAAAAGCCATGCAAAGTTTACAAGAATTAAATGAAGACAAAGATAAAGCAAGTGACTCTCAAATTATGTTTATGTGTTTACATGCTGCTGGATTAACTTTGATTCCAACATCTATAATTGGATATCGTGCGGCTGAAAATGCTGCAAATCCTGCTGATGTGATGTTACCTTGTATAATTACCTCATTTGTAGGAACGATTGCTGCTTTTTTATTAGTTGGTATGAAACAAAAAATCAATTTTAAAAGCACTTCTTTATTAGCTGTTTTAATGGGATTGATTGGAGCTATAATTGGTCTATTATTCTATGTAAACACCTTAGATTTAATAGGTAAAAATTATTTTACCGCTAATTTATCTGGCGTATTATTATTAGCAATCATTGGTTTTACTTTAATTTTTTCCTTCATTAACGAGAAAAAGTTCACTGCTCAAAAAACAACTATGTTTGACACTTTTGTTGTAGGGGCAAATAATGGATTAAAAACTGGTGTAATGATTTTTCCTTATGTAATGGGAATGCTTGTTGCCATTTCTCTATTGAGAAATAGTGGTTTATTTGAAATTATAAGTTACGGAATTTCTTTTGTTTTTGCTCATTTAGGTGTAGCCAAAGAAATTACAGACTCACTACCTGTTGCTATTTTAAGACCATTTAGTTCTGGTGGTTCTCGTGGTTTTATGATTGATGCAATGCGCACTTTTGGTCCAGACTCATTTGCTGGTCGTTTAAGTTGTATTTTTCAATGTAGTGCAGAAACTACTTTTTATGTTATAGCTGTCTATTTTGGTTCTGTAAGTATCAAAAACACACGTTATACTTTAGGCATGATGTTATTAATTGATTTAATTTGTGTTATTACTGGAATTTTAGTGGCAAGTTGGTTTTTTTAA